From Flavobacterium sp. J372, one genomic window encodes:
- a CDS encoding M1 family aminopeptidase — protein sequence MVISTRKAIWGYDATMTGIGMKFDYITIHETGHEWFGNSITSKDIADMWIHEGFTTYSESVFVECRFGYDEAMKYINGQRNSVSNDKPVIGIFGVNKHGSGDMYYKGALMLNTLRHIINDDAKWWAMILKYSETFRKKIIDTETVVEFFNKESGMNLTPVFNQYLRYKDIPVLELRMCKGLLCSRWKTDVKDFAMPVDVMVDGKQIRLYPTTTGWEEKFLKDVDSTDDVEVMTKKFFIKVEKT from the coding sequence ATGGTAATAAGTACAAGAAAGGCTATATGGGGATATGATGCCACAATGACGGGCATCGGGATGAAGTTTGATTACATCACCATACACGAAACCGGGCATGAGTGGTTCGGCAACAGTATCACTTCAAAAGACATTGCCGATATGTGGATACACGAAGGCTTTACCACGTATAGCGAATCAGTTTTTGTGGAATGCCGTTTTGGATATGACGAAGCCATGAAATACATCAACGGACAGCGTAACAGCGTAAGCAATGATAAGCCTGTAATTGGCATTTTCGGTGTAAATAAGCATGGCTCCGGCGATATGTATTACAAGGGCGCGCTAATGCTGAATACACTTCGGCATATAATTAATGATGATGCCAAATGGTGGGCTATGATATTAAAATACAGCGAAACTTTCCGCAAAAAAATAATTGACACCGAAACTGTTGTTGAATTTTTCAATAAAGAAAGCGGTATGAACCTTACACCCGTTTTCAATCAGTATCTGCGTTACAAAGATATTCCTGTACTTGAACTAAGAATGTGCAAAGGCCTTCTTTGTAGTCGCTGGAAAACTGACGTAAAAGACTTTGCAATGCCTGTAGATGTAATGGTTGATGGCAAACAAATAAGGCTATACCCAACAACCACAGGTTGGGAAGAAAAATTTTTAAAAGATGTAGACAGTACTGATGATGTTGAAGTTATGACAAAAAAATTCTTTATAAAAGTTGAAAAAACCTAA